In Vibrio echinoideorum, the sequence TGTTCTTAAAGATGTAAAACACAGCATGGACATCGTTCAACAAGAGATTTTTGGCCCAGTCGCACCCGTGATGCAATTCGATACCGACGAAGAGCTCATCGAGATGGCCAACGATACAATTTACGGTTTAGCATCATACTTCTATAGCCAGAATATCCACCGTGTATGGAAAATCGCAGAAGCGCTTGAGTACGGAATGGTCGGCATCAATGATGGATTGATCTCTACCGAAGTCGCCCCTTTCGGTGGTGTTAAGCAATCAGGTATTGGCCGTGAAGGTGCCAAAGAAGGCATCGATGAGTACATGGACATTAAATATCTGTGTTTTGGTAGTAACTAGGTTTTGGCAGTAACGAAGCTATAGCCATAACGAAGCCTTATCGACAATGAAGATTTAGCGACAAAGAACATTTAATGGTTACAACGTTTTAGTGGTAAAGAAGCTTTGGTGATAACAACGTTTTAATGATAATGAAACTATGACATTAGCGATTCCTAACTCTTAAATATCAAAAGCTTTAAAGCACCTACCCCTTCAAAAAAACTCAAAAAAAAGCCGCGCTATAAAGCGCGGCACCTTGGGCTCGGTTTAAAAGGGTCTTTCTTTTCTTAGTGGTTTTATTATTTAGTGACGTTGTTATGTAATATCGTTTACTTTTTTATTTAGCTACTCAGCTATTCCAGTGTTGAACTATTTAGCAGTTTTGGTTATGTAAGTGCTTTCAACTTCAAACGCATCGCATGCAGCACTGGCTCGGTGTAACCACTTGGTTGAGCACAACCTTCGAATACCAACTGACACGCGGCTGAAAAGGCAATGCTGTTTTCAAAGTCAGGTGCCATATTACGGTAGCTCGGGTCACCAGCGTTTTGCTCATCAACCACTGCGGCCATGCGCTTCATGGTTTTCATTACTTGGGTTTCATTACAAATCTCATGGCGTAACCAGTTCGCAATATGTTGGCTTGAAATACGCAATGTCGCGCGGTCTTCCATCAAGCCTACATCATTGATATCCGGCACCTTAGAACACCCGACACCTTGGTCAATCCAACGAACTACGTAGCCAAGAATACCTTGTGTATTGTTGTCCAATTCGTTTTGGATGTCTTGAGCGGTCAGCTTTTGCTTGCCTAATAGCGGAATAGTCAGAATATCGTCGACGTTCGCTCTCACTCGCTCACGAAGCTCTTTCTGACGACTTGGTACACTCACCTTGTGATAGTGCAGAGCATGCAAAGTCGCCGCAGTTGGAGAAGGAACCCAAGCAGTATTTGCGCCTGCTTGCGGATGACCAATTTTCGCATCCATCATCTTCGCCATATTGTCTGGTTCTGGCCACATGCCTTTACCAATCTGGGCTTTACCTTGCAGGCCACAAGCTAAGCCAAGATCGACGTTCTGATCTTCGTATGCACCAATCCAAGTCATGGTTTTCAGCTGTGTTTTAGGCGCAAACGGGCCAGCTTCCATACTGGTATGAATTTCATCACCGGTTCGGTCTAAGAAACCGGTATTGATAAATACAACACGGTCTTTAGCGGCGCGAATACATTCTTTAAGGTTGACTGAGGTACGACGCTCCTCGTCCATGATACCGACTTTGATCGTGAATCGATCTAAGCCTAATGCATCTTCAATGCGGCCAAATAATTCATTAGTAAACGCCACTTCTTCAGGGCCATGCATCTTAGGTTTTACTATATTGATGCTGTTCGCTGTCGAGTTTTGGTAAGCGCTGTTGCCTTTTAAATCATGCATTGCGATTAGCGAAGTGACCATGCCATCCATAATGCCTTCAGGTACTTCATTACCTTGATCATCAATAATGGCTGGGTTGGTCATTAAGTGGCCCACGTTGCGTATAAACAACATACTGCGACCTTTAAGCGAAATCTCACCACCGGTGACACTGGTGTATTGGCGGTCTGGGTTCAAGCTACGAACGATGGTTTTACCATTTTTCTGTAACGACTCTTGCAAGTCGCCTTTCATCAAACCGAGCCAGTTACTGTAGGCCAGAGCTTTATCTTCACCATCGACTGCGGCAACAGAGTCTTCGCAATCCATAATGGTGGTGAGTGCCGCTTCCACTAACACATCTTTAATGCCAGCAACATCAACGCTGCCAATTGGTGCGCTCGGGTCAATTTGAATTTCAATATGTAGGTTGTTGTGCTTGATCAGAATACTTGAAGGCGCACTCGCATCACCTTGGTAGCCAATAAACTGGCTATGATCAATTAGAGTGACTTCTTCGCCGTTATCTAGTGTCGCCGTCAGCGTGTTACCAATGCTCACGTTGCTGATACTGTATTTGGTCACGTCTTTATGAGAAACACCATTTAACGGCGCAGCATCATCAAGGAACTCGCGGGCATAAGTGACTACTTTGGCGCCGCGAACTGGGTTAAAGCTTCCGCCTTTCTCAGCACCATCACTTTCGCTGATGACATCCGTTCCGTAGAGCGCATCATATAAGCTACCCCAACGTGCGTTTGCTGCATTAAGTGCAAAGCGTGCGTTCATAATAGGTACAACAAGCTGTGGACCCGCTTGTGTTGCAATTTCAGGCTCAACGCTTGCAGTGGTGACTTGAAAGTCATCGCCTTCAGGGACTAAGTAGCCAATCTGTTGTAGGAACTGTTTGTACTCTGCCACATCCAATGTTTGTCCTGCACGCTCTTGGTGCCAAACATCAATTTGGTGTTGAAGGTCTTCACGCTTAATAAGCAATGCGCGATTCTTTGGAGCCAAGTCTGCAAGGATATCTGCAAAAGATTGCCAAAAGTCTTCTGCGATAATGCCCGTTCCAGGAATGACCTGCTCATTAATTAATTGGTAGAGGGTGCTATCAATGCTCAAGCTTCCCTGTTGAATACGACTGCTCATAAAATCTCTCTCAAACTAACTGATGACTACTCAATAATTCTACGTAACTGGATTAAATTTACGTTCCTAGCTCAAATTTACGTTACTAGCTTAAACTTACTTAACAGGCATGAATTTAGCTAATTTATGCCGTTTATACTGGATATTCATATAAAAAATACCCTACAAACTGTGTTATTCCGTCACACCACTCTCTATTTCATTGGCAACACTTTTAATCAATCGACGCATCCACTGATGGTCTGGATTGGTTTGTAACAATGGGCTCCATGCCATCTTCACCTCAAAAGGTTCAATAGCGAAAGGTGCCGGTTTGATTAACAACCTAGGATTGTTGCGCTGTAACTGTGCCGCTTTGGTTGGAATGGTAAGGAGCAGATTTTTCTGTTGAGCGAAGAGAATCGCCGACAAATAATGTCGAGTAAACACCGTAATATTTCGGGTTTTACCGATACGCATTAGTGCTTCATCAATCCAACCCAGCTTTTGTGCTTCGCTTGGGTTGATCCCAACACCTGTGCCCATCCCTGTCTTACTCACCCAAATATGTTGCGCCTTTAAATAAGACAAAATATCAAAGTTATCAGCAATCGGGTTATCACAGCTAAATAAGCAGGA encodes:
- a CDS encoding malate synthase G; amino-acid sequence: MSSRIQQGSLSIDSTLYQLINEQVIPGTGIIAEDFWQSFADILADLAPKNRALLIKREDLQHQIDVWHQERAGQTLDVAEYKQFLQQIGYLVPEGDDFQVTTASVEPEIATQAGPQLVVPIMNARFALNAANARWGSLYDALYGTDVISESDGAEKGGSFNPVRGAKVVTYAREFLDDAAPLNGVSHKDVTKYSISNVSIGNTLTATLDNGEEVTLIDHSQFIGYQGDASAPSSILIKHNNLHIEIQIDPSAPIGSVDVAGIKDVLVEAALTTIMDCEDSVAAVDGEDKALAYSNWLGLMKGDLQESLQKNGKTIVRSLNPDRQYTSVTGGEISLKGRSMLFIRNVGHLMTNPAIIDDQGNEVPEGIMDGMVTSLIAMHDLKGNSAYQNSTANSINIVKPKMHGPEEVAFTNELFGRIEDALGLDRFTIKVGIMDEERRTSVNLKECIRAAKDRVVFINTGFLDRTGDEIHTSMEAGPFAPKTQLKTMTWIGAYEDQNVDLGLACGLQGKAQIGKGMWPEPDNMAKMMDAKIGHPQAGANTAWVPSPTAATLHALHYHKVSVPSRQKELRERVRANVDDILTIPLLGKQKLTAQDIQNELDNNTQGILGYVVRWIDQGVGCSKVPDINDVGLMEDRATLRISSQHIANWLRHEICNETQVMKTMKRMAAVVDEQNAGDPSYRNMAPDFENSIAFSAACQLVFEGCAQPSGYTEPVLHAMRLKLKALT